From Desulfobotulus pelophilus, a single genomic window includes:
- a CDS encoding PfaD family polyunsaturated fatty acid/polyketide biosynthesis protein produces MTTDMTNSSMGWWQPGPSDKAFPETNDPKTALLALRSPLFLVLGENGKPQLRTYGQAILGGVLSGENALPLLAFVPPLPPENLGSRDFLRRHGLKYPYIAGAMANGITSEAMVMEAGRAGGMGFFGAGGCTLARIEKAIATLKKAAESSPFPFGFNFLHQPGSPEGEMALAELYLKSGITSVCAAAFMRMTPAIVLYRVRGVTADEKGRPLPKNRIIAKVSRVEIAEKFLAPPPEKILTQLLSQGLLSEDEARLGALLPMADDITAEADSGGHTDNRPAMALLPAIKAARDAAMAAREYVHIPCVGLGGGIATPASAAAAFALGADYILVGSVHQACVESGTSDTVREMLARCGQADVTMTAAADMFEMGGRVQVLKRETMFALRAQKLYTLYREYPSMEALPEDAIRFLEDKIFQKSIAEEWESTRRFFMERDPSQLKRAEEDPRHHMALLFRSYLGQASLWAIQGNPDRKVDYQVWCGPAMGAFNAWTKNSFLEEVSERRIRTVAFNLLAGAATLTRFSMLKAQYPEIPAHIGNFSPLGLNTLEPMMS; encoded by the coding sequence ATGACAACAGATATGACAAATTCTTCCATGGGCTGGTGGCAACCCGGCCCTTCTGATAAAGCCTTTCCTGAGACAAACGATCCAAAAACGGCACTGCTCGCCTTGCGCAGTCCCCTTTTTCTTGTGCTGGGAGAAAACGGCAAACCCCAGCTCCGCACATACGGGCAGGCGATTCTGGGAGGTGTCCTTTCCGGTGAAAACGCACTGCCTCTTCTTGCCTTTGTTCCCCCCCTTCCGCCTGAAAACCTCGGCAGCCGGGATTTTCTCCGGCGACACGGATTGAAATACCCCTACATAGCAGGAGCCATGGCCAACGGCATCACATCGGAAGCCATGGTGATGGAAGCGGGCCGGGCCGGAGGCATGGGCTTTTTCGGGGCTGGCGGCTGCACCCTTGCCCGCATTGAAAAGGCCATTGCCACCCTGAAAAAAGCGGCAGAATCCAGCCCCTTTCCCTTTGGCTTTAATTTTCTGCACCAGCCCGGCTCCCCGGAAGGGGAAATGGCCCTTGCGGAACTTTATCTAAAATCCGGCATCACCAGCGTCTGTGCCGCCGCCTTCATGCGCATGACCCCGGCCATTGTTCTGTACAGGGTAAGGGGCGTCACGGCGGATGAAAAGGGCCGTCCCCTGCCGAAAAACCGCATCATAGCCAAGGTTTCCAGGGTGGAAATTGCTGAAAAATTCCTTGCGCCCCCTCCGGAGAAAATTCTTACGCAACTGCTCAGCCAAGGGCTGCTAAGTGAAGATGAAGCCCGACTCGGGGCCTTACTTCCCATGGCCGATGACATCACGGCAGAAGCGGATTCCGGCGGACATACGGACAACCGTCCGGCCATGGCCCTTCTTCCCGCCATCAAAGCGGCAAGGGATGCGGCCATGGCTGCAAGGGAGTATGTCCACATCCCCTGCGTGGGTCTTGGGGGCGGCATTGCCACTCCGGCTTCTGCGGCGGCGGCCTTTGCTCTGGGAGCGGATTATATACTGGTGGGCTCCGTCCATCAGGCCTGCGTGGAATCCGGCACCTCAGATACGGTGCGGGAGATGCTGGCCCGCTGCGGACAGGCCGATGTCACCATGACCGCTGCGGCGGACATGTTTGAGATGGGTGGCAGGGTGCAGGTGCTGAAAAGGGAAACCATGTTTGCCTTACGGGCGCAGAAACTCTACACCCTTTACAGGGAGTATCCTTCCATGGAAGCCCTGCCGGAGGATGCCATCCGCTTCCTTGAAGACAAGATCTTTCAGAAAAGCATAGCAGAGGAATGGGAATCCACCCGCCGCTTTTTCATGGAACGGGATCCATCCCAGCTGAAACGGGCCGAAGAAGATCCCCGCCACCACATGGCCCTGCTCTTCCGCTCCTATCTCGGTCAGGCCTCCCTCTGGGCCATACAGGGAAATCCGGACCGCAAGGTGGATTATCAGGTCTGGTGCGGCCCGGCCATGGGTGCTTTCAATGCCTGGACCAAAAACAGTTTTCTGGAGGAGGTATCCGAACGCCGCATCCGCACCGTGGCCTTCAATCTTCTGGCCGGAGCCGCCACCCTTACCCGTTTCTCCATGCTAAAAGCCCAGTATCCGGAGATTCCGGCCCATATCGGCAATTTCTCACCACTGGGCCTTAACACCCTTGAACCCATGATGTCTTAA
- a CDS encoding GNAT family N-acetyltransferase, with translation MIRKFCESDMDRVLDIWLSASAASHDFMEASFWESQTDNMRHVHLPSSEVFVFEKDSEITGFYALSGNELAAVFISPPFQGMGMGKQLLLHARQQRPRLTLSVYKANKAGYQFYRSQGFSLIGEQTDRHTGHEEYRMST, from the coding sequence ATGATAAGGAAATTCTGTGAATCGGACATGGACAGGGTTCTGGATATATGGTTGTCCGCATCCGCAGCTTCCCATGATTTTATGGAAGCCTCATTCTGGGAATCGCAGACAGACAACATGCGCCACGTCCACCTGCCTTCTTCAGAGGTATTCGTTTTTGAAAAAGACTCGGAGATAACAGGTTTTTATGCCCTTTCCGGAAATGAGCTTGCGGCTGTTTTTATTTCCCCTCCATTTCAGGGCATGGGAATGGGCAAACAGCTGCTGCTGCATGCCAGACAACAAAGGCCCAGATTGACCTTATCCGTATATAAAGCCAACAAAGCCGGGTACCAGTTTTATCGTTCCCAGGGTTTTTCACTCATCGGTGAGCAGACAGACAGGCATACCGGGCATGAGGAATACAGGATGAGCACATAA
- the xerD gene encoding site-specific tyrosine recombinase XerD gives MNPEPHPLLDAYLRYLLIEKGLAELTLSAYAEDLGRFLHYVKENDLEVEELAPMDLLAYLVHLEKEGLAARSRGRHLVSIRGFFTFLASKETLEKDPSRIVRLPRTGRKLPDVPSFTEMEALLSAPAVDTALGLRDRAMLELLYATGLRVSELMGLKVTDLRMDAGFLRVHGKGNRERVVPFHEKAGQAVHIYIREGRPRILTTRTSDYLFVGGTGKPLTRQAFWKNLKRYRLKAGITRLITPHSLRHAFATHLLEGGADLRVVQALLGHADIATTQIYTHVNRKGLKEVHKRFHPRSQ, from the coding sequence ATGAACCCGGAACCGCACCCCCTGCTGGATGCCTATCTGCGGTATCTTCTGATCGAAAAGGGTCTGGCGGAGCTGACCCTGAGCGCCTATGCGGAAGATCTTGGCCGTTTTCTTCATTATGTAAAAGAAAATGATCTTGAGGTGGAAGAACTTGCACCCATGGATCTTCTGGCCTACCTTGTTCATCTTGAAAAGGAAGGACTTGCCGCCCGCAGCCGGGGGCGGCATCTGGTCAGTATCCGGGGTTTTTTCACCTTTCTTGCATCAAAAGAAACCCTGGAAAAGGATCCTTCCCGCATTGTTCGCCTGCCCCGTACAGGCCGGAAACTCCCGGATGTGCCTTCGTTTACGGAAATGGAAGCACTTCTTTCCGCACCGGCTGTGGATACGGCTCTGGGGCTCCGGGACAGGGCCATGCTGGAACTGCTCTATGCAACAGGGCTGAGGGTTTCAGAGCTCATGGGGCTAAAAGTTACAGATCTTCGTATGGATGCTGGTTTTTTACGGGTGCATGGCAAGGGAAACCGGGAGAGGGTGGTACCCTTCCATGAAAAAGCAGGGCAGGCAGTGCATATCTATATCCGGGAGGGCCGCCCCCGTATTCTGACAACCCGCACCAGTGATTATCTCTTTGTAGGAGGAACGGGAAAGCCCCTCACCCGTCAGGCCTTCTGGAAAAACCTGAAGCGCTACCGCCTGAAAGCGGGGATTACCAGACTGATTACGCCCCACAGCCTTCGCCATGCCTTTGCCACCCACCTTCTGGAGGGTGGAGCGGATCTGCGGGTGGTGCAGGCCCTGCTGGGCCATGCGGATATTGCCACCACCCAGATCTATACCCATGTGAACCGCAAAGGCCTCAAGGAAGTTCACAAACGCTTTCACCCAAGAAGCCAATAA
- a CDS encoding aminopeptidase P family protein, with protein MNPSLSSRIETFRNRMADHGIDTMMVLVEENRRYLSGFTGEDNGYDESSGVLFITQNKLLLATDSRFVFQAKTEAPGYDIYGYKKGLAAELPDILAQLNTQILGFEPAKLSVKDHERMKQSLDASGSSVKLAPISDLVESLRIIKDEEEIDIIRRALAITEQALQNLLPSLVPGMSEKEAAWLLEKKLREMGAEGLSFPSIVACGVNTAKPHAHPSDHLFTTRAPVLFDWGIKLKGYCSDITRTFFLDKPDGRFMEIFDVVKTAQERATAAIREGVSTKEIDSLARDYIKEKGYGDFFGHGLGHGVGLAIHEAPRLSPMQDIPLKSGMVVTIEPGIYLPEWGGIRLENMVVVRKDGPEVLNSTTVEEFLPQ; from the coding sequence TTGAATCCTTCCCTTTCCTCACGAATAGAGACTTTTCGCAACCGCATGGCAGATCATGGCATAGACACCATGATGGTTCTTGTGGAAGAAAACCGGCGTTACCTCAGCGGTTTCACCGGCGAAGACAACGGCTATGATGAGTCTTCCGGTGTACTTTTCATCACCCAAAACAAACTCCTTCTGGCCACGGACTCCCGCTTTGTCTTTCAGGCCAAAACCGAAGCCCCGGGCTATGATATTTACGGCTATAAAAAAGGCCTGGCTGCAGAACTACCCGATATTCTGGCACAGTTGAATACCCAGATTCTGGGATTTGAACCGGCAAAACTTTCCGTGAAAGACCATGAACGGATGAAGCAATCTCTCGATGCGTCGGGATCCTCCGTAAAACTGGCTCCGATCAGCGATCTGGTGGAGTCCTTGCGCATCATCAAGGATGAAGAAGAAATTGACATCATTCGCCGGGCACTTGCCATTACGGAACAGGCCTTACAAAATCTGCTTCCATCCCTTGTACCGGGCATGAGCGAGAAAGAAGCAGCCTGGCTCCTTGAGAAAAAACTCCGGGAAATGGGTGCAGAAGGCCTTTCCTTTCCCAGCATAGTTGCCTGCGGAGTGAATACTGCCAAACCCCACGCCCATCCCTCGGATCATCTTTTCACCACCAGAGCACCCGTTCTCTTTGACTGGGGCATCAAACTCAAAGGATACTGCTCCGACATCACCCGCACCTTTTTTCTGGACAAACCCGATGGACGCTTCATGGAAATTTTTGACGTGGTGAAAACCGCTCAGGAAAGGGCCACGGCCGCCATCCGCGAGGGTGTGAGTACAAAGGAAATTGACTCACTGGCAAGGGATTACATCAAGGAAAAGGGATATGGAGATTTCTTCGGCCACGGTCTAGGCCATGGTGTGGGCCTTGCCATCCACGAAGCTCCAAGGCTCAGCCCCATGCAGGATATCCCCCTGAAAAGCGGCATGGTGGTAACGATAGAGCCGGGGATTTACCTTCCTGAATGGGGTGGCATCCGCCTCGAGAACATGGTGGTGGTCCGTAAAGACGGGCCGGAAGTTCTCAACAGCACCACTGTGGAGGAATTTCTGCCGCAATGA